A single genomic interval of Candidatus Hydrogenedentota bacterium harbors:
- the cbiQ gene encoding cobalt ECF transporter T component CbiQ, with protein MALVDLHVAELGALEEMARRDSSLRRIDPRAKLVTTLVFILTVVSFGIYELAALLPLLLYPVVLLSLGDLPTGYILRKVALVSPFAILVGIFNPLLDHSPHLIVGDFHVSGGWISFASILLRFVLTVSAALILIASTGVHHLALALQRLGAPSAFVMQLLFLYRYLFVLTQEALRTVRAITLRSVDRKAMSMKTYAHFLGSLLLRTLDRAQRIHVAMRCRGYDGSVRLLNTLQFRAADALFIALWCAYFLAIRFGNVPHRIGELVMGVFT; from the coding sequence ATGGCGCTCGTTGATCTGCATGTTGCCGAGCTTGGCGCGCTGGAGGAAATGGCGCGTCGCGACTCTTCACTTCGTCGAATCGACCCCCGAGCCAAGCTTGTCACCACACTCGTCTTTATCCTGACGGTCGTCTCTTTCGGTATCTATGAATTGGCAGCGTTACTTCCGTTGTTACTCTATCCCGTTGTATTGCTTTCACTGGGCGATTTGCCAACCGGGTACATCCTCAGAAAGGTGGCCCTGGTGTCTCCCTTTGCGATTCTGGTGGGCATCTTTAACCCCTTGCTTGACCATTCCCCTCACCTGATCGTTGGGGACTTCCACGTCTCGGGCGGCTGGATCTCATTTGCCTCGATACTGCTGCGTTTCGTGCTGACCGTCTCGGCGGCCCTAATCCTCATCGCGAGCACAGGAGTGCATCATCTGGCGCTCGCGCTGCAGCGACTCGGTGCGCCGAGCGCCTTTGTCATGCAACTGCTCTTCCTCTACCGTTATCTCTTTGTGCTCACCCAGGAGGCGTTGAGGACGGTCCGAGCCATCACATTGCGCTCCGTCGACCGCAAAGCCATGTCCATGAAAACGTACGCCCATTTTCTCGGGTCGCTACTGCTGCGCACGCTCGACCGGGCACAACGTATCCACGTCGCCATGCGCTGCCGGGGTTATGACGGGAGCGTACGTCTCCTGAACACTCTCCAATTCAGAGCCGCAGACGCGCTTTTCATTGCTCTCTGGTGTGCGTATTTTCTCGCTATCCGATTCGGCAACGTCCCGCATCGAATTGGAGAGCTTGTCATGGGAGTCTTCACATGA
- a CDS encoding ferritin, which yields MISSKLEKALNKHLNLELYSAYVYAGMAAHFETKSLPGFAHWMTIQVGEETAHAQKFYRYIIDIGGKVELDAIAKPPSDYDSVVAVFEDTVKHEVNVTKSIYKLVDLALSESHHATASFLQWFVTEQVEEEAVANDILQRVKMVAKSPEGLFLMDRELGARQASSAGGEGSAT from the coding sequence ATGATTTCGTCCAAGCTCGAGAAAGCCCTCAATAAGCACCTGAATCTGGAGTTGTATTCGGCATACGTGTATGCGGGCATGGCGGCTCACTTCGAAACGAAGAGTCTCCCCGGCTTCGCACACTGGATGACCATTCAGGTGGGCGAGGAGACTGCTCACGCGCAGAAGTTCTACCGTTACATTATCGACATCGGCGGAAAAGTCGAGTTGGATGCGATCGCAAAGCCGCCGTCCGATTACGACAGCGTAGTCGCCGTGTTCGAAGATACAGTCAAGCACGAAGTCAACGTCACGAAGTCGATCTACAAGCTGGTCGATTTGGCACTGTCGGAATCGCATCACGCGACGGCCTCTTTCCTGCAGTGGTTCGTCACGGAACAAGTGGAAGAAGAAGCGGTCGCAAACGATATTCTCCAGCGCGTGAAGATGGTGGCCAAGTCCCCTGAGGGCCTTTTCCTCATGGATCGCGAACTCGGCGCCCGTCAGGCTTCTTCGGCGGGTGGCGAGGGCAGCGCAACCTAG
- a CDS encoding energy-coupling factor ABC transporter ATP-binding protein: MSHHLLEVKGLKHTYPDGTPALRGVSFRITHGESVAIIGANGAGKSTLLHHLNGYLLPTDGEVRVGDCPVTKSTLPTVRRTVGMVFQDPDDQLFMPTVFEDVAFGPLHLGLPAEEAERKVDEALSTVGALHLKHRPPYRLSGGEKRAVAIATVLSMSPDILVMDEPTASLDPRSRRRVIDLLKSFTHTKIIATHDLDMAMDVCTRVIVMYEGVVRADGHAKDVLRDAPVLETCSLEVPLRMQSCPICYPEHA, from the coding sequence ATGAGCCACCATCTGCTCGAGGTCAAAGGGCTGAAACACACGTATCCCGATGGCACTCCGGCCTTACGCGGAGTCTCGTTCCGGATCACGCACGGTGAATCCGTGGCAATCATCGGGGCGAACGGAGCGGGGAAATCCACGTTGCTCCACCACCTCAACGGGTACTTGCTCCCCACCGACGGCGAGGTTCGCGTGGGTGACTGCCCGGTCACCAAGTCAACGCTTCCTACGGTCCGCAGGACGGTCGGCATGGTGTTTCAAGATCCCGACGATCAGCTCTTTATGCCGACGGTCTTCGAGGATGTCGCATTTGGTCCTCTGCATCTGGGCCTTCCCGCAGAGGAAGCAGAACGCAAAGTCGACGAGGCATTGTCCACGGTGGGCGCGCTTCACTTGAAGCATCGGCCACCTTACCGATTGTCTGGGGGGGAGAAACGCGCGGTGGCCATCGCGACCGTTTTGTCGATGTCGCCGGATATTCTGGTCATGGATGAGCCGACAGCCAGCTTGGACCCCAGGTCGCGACGGAGAGTCATAGACTTACTCAAATCGTTTACCCACACGAAGATTATTGCTACACACGATTTGGACATGGCCATGGACGTCTGCACGCGGGTAATCGTGATGTACGAAGGCGTCGTCCGCGCGGACGGCCATGCGAAAGACGTATTGCGAGATGCGCCCGTTCTAGAGACTTGTAGCTTGGAGGTTCCGCTGAGGATGCAGTCGTGCCCGATCTGCTACCCGGAGCACGCGTAG
- a CDS encoding glycosyltransferase family 2 protein, whose translation MAVDIVVVSYNTLDLLRECLTSIRTSSAEADGITGIVVDNASTDGSVEMVRTEFTDMRLVALDANIGFGPANNRGIGAGSAACILLLNADAQLTPGALAAMAAVLDADPKCIAVGPKLIYPDGRFHPSCRRFPTVMRNLWNTAGMQDRFKTRFAGMRNWLREHEHVSGGRVDMVSGACALVRRDYLESIGCFDENMFLYEEEMDIFLPANRRGLEVRWCGDATVIHHHGASSGEHQESEFALKHQYRSRYYCFRKHYGAWSARLAYWSDLGVYSLSTALNRLRGKPSSAALHRSLVREAYRTSLSLRCPTA comes from the coding sequence ATGGCCGTCGATATCGTAGTCGTCAGTTACAACACCCTCGATTTGCTTCGGGAGTGCCTTACGTCAATTCGGACCTCCAGCGCGGAGGCAGACGGCATTACAGGAATTGTCGTTGACAATGCGAGCACCGACGGCTCGGTCGAGATGGTACGTACCGAGTTCACCGACATGCGCTTGGTTGCACTCGATGCGAATATTGGTTTCGGACCGGCTAACAATCGAGGAATCGGAGCGGGTTCGGCGGCTTGTATTCTGCTGCTGAACGCCGACGCGCAGTTGACACCGGGCGCGCTCGCTGCGATGGCCGCGGTTCTCGACGCAGACCCCAAATGCATTGCCGTTGGCCCAAAGCTCATCTATCCCGATGGAAGGTTTCACCCCTCGTGCCGCCGTTTTCCGACCGTCATGCGTAATCTTTGGAACACAGCAGGAATGCAGGATCGATTCAAGACTCGATTTGCGGGCATGCGCAATTGGCTGCGAGAACACGAGCACGTCTCGGGCGGCCGGGTCGATATGGTGTCTGGTGCGTGTGCGCTCGTGCGTCGAGACTACCTGGAGTCGATTGGTTGCTTCGACGAAAACATGTTTCTCTACGAAGAAGAGATGGACATCTTCTTGCCCGCCAACCGAAGAGGTCTGGAGGTACGTTGGTGTGGCGACGCGACGGTCATTCACCATCACGGGGCCAGTTCGGGGGAGCACCAGGAAAGCGAATTCGCGCTGAAACATCAGTACCGAAGCCGCTACTACTGCTTTCGTAAACACTATGGGGCTTGGTCAGCGCGCCTTGCATACTGGTCCGACCTGGGAGTCTACTCGCTGTCGACGGCCCTGAACAGACTCCGTGGCAAACCCTCGTCGGCGGCGTTGCACCGCTCGTTGGTCAGGGAAGCCTACCGGACGTCGCTTTCGCTCCGCTGCCCTACCGCGTGA
- a CDS encoding ABC transporter permease, with product MLGQRAHAFRGILLIVRRSLRQHALSTAVTVCATALATGLVMSVFCIQRQTFEAFTGGALGFDAVLGARGSQLQLVLNAVFHLETSPGNISWSLYETFKNDRRVALAVPLATGDNYQGYRIVGTTDAFFTDFEYRKGMRSETEPGGRFFDSKRREAVIGSFAARRTGLKVGDTFHPSHGLTASEVEHDHPEEYVVVGVLKPTNTPNDRVIWIPIEGIFRMTGHVLRGTGEVYEAHSGQAIPDEHKEVSAVLLKFKNPKTGFDLDVAVNRNGNAATLAYPIGKVMADLFEKLGWMNRVLELVSYLVVAVAAAAILASIYNTINERRREFAILRALGARQVTVFTAIVLESGTIAAIGASLGFAVYGAILGVAASVIREQTGVVINVLEVHPALFLAPLCIIAVGLVAGVLPALKAYSTNVATNLTPAS from the coding sequence ATGCTGGGCCAACGTGCACATGCATTTAGAGGTATCCTCCTCATCGTTCGCAGGAGCCTCCGGCAGCACGCACTATCGACAGCCGTGACGGTTTGCGCGACGGCCCTTGCCACCGGATTGGTGATGTCGGTCTTCTGCATTCAGCGACAGACCTTCGAGGCATTTACCGGCGGCGCGCTCGGGTTCGATGCCGTGTTAGGCGCGCGGGGAAGTCAACTGCAGCTTGTGTTGAACGCTGTATTCCACCTGGAAACATCGCCCGGCAACATCTCGTGGTCGCTGTATGAGACTTTCAAAAATGACCGGCGTGTGGCGCTCGCGGTTCCCCTCGCTACGGGTGACAATTACCAGGGATATCGCATTGTGGGCACGACCGACGCCTTCTTCACGGACTTCGAATACCGGAAGGGGATGCGTTCTGAGACGGAGCCGGGAGGCCGCTTCTTCGATTCGAAGCGGCGTGAAGCGGTAATAGGCAGTTTCGCCGCCCGCCGCACTGGACTGAAGGTGGGCGATACCTTCCACCCGTCGCATGGGCTTACGGCATCCGAAGTTGAGCACGACCATCCTGAAGAATACGTCGTTGTGGGTGTTCTGAAGCCTACCAATACGCCGAATGACCGCGTGATCTGGATTCCGATTGAGGGCATCTTCCGCATGACCGGCCACGTGTTGCGGGGTACCGGGGAAGTCTATGAAGCGCATAGTGGGCAAGCGATTCCCGATGAACACAAGGAAGTGAGCGCGGTCCTGCTTAAGTTCAAGAATCCGAAGACCGGATTCGATCTAGATGTGGCTGTCAATCGAAACGGCAACGCCGCGACGCTTGCCTATCCGATTGGGAAGGTGATGGCCGATTTGTTCGAGAAGCTCGGCTGGATGAATCGCGTCCTGGAACTGGTGTCCTATCTCGTCGTTGCCGTGGCGGCTGCCGCAATCCTCGCGAGTATTTACAACACCATTAACGAACGGCGGCGCGAATTCGCGATACTACGCGCGCTCGGTGCGCGCCAGGTTACGGTGTTCACGGCGATTGTGCTTGAATCGGGAACGATAGCGGCAATTGGCGCCTCGTTGGGCTTCGCGGTGTACGGCGCGATTCTGGGGGTAGCCGCAAGCGTCATTCGCGAGCAAACCGGCGTCGTCATCAATGTACTGGAGGTCCATCCGGCGCTCTTTCTCGCGCCGCTTTGCATAATTGCTGTTGGACTAGTTGCGGGTGTGCTCCCGGCGCTCAAGGCGTATTCGACCAACGTTGCGACAAACCTTACCCCTGCCTCGTAG
- a CDS encoding sensor domain-containing diguanylate cyclase, with protein sequence MADAKFEQLAKDYESLYRSYIAMHKEVEHLSTLREIGLAINSTLELNDTLTIIADVVQGALDVGRVTIYQLDKTGKMALPVIAKYGQDLIGHDRLKEETAPLTGTSLGEALRSRKVCTYNSEIQCSAYVPLIAQDKPVGIMRLDDHLDGTDFTEDDAQLLQLLGLQIAVAINNAQLYVKAVTDGLTGLYVRRYFDLRMDEEFEQARRYGRNFSLLLLDIDHFKAFNDTHGHQTGDAVLQQFAELLVENTRKTDICCRYGGEEVAVILPETALNEAALLANKLCTRVRTNTFKGVSGNDLSVTCSIGVAAFRNDYGDAHKMVEASDKALYLAKSLGRNRAELAGI encoded by the coding sequence ATGGCAGACGCGAAGTTTGAGCAACTCGCCAAGGATTACGAATCGCTCTATCGTAGCTACATAGCCATGCACAAAGAGGTCGAACACCTGTCCACGCTTCGCGAAATCGGCCTCGCAATCAACTCTACGCTGGAGCTGAACGACACCCTCACAATCATTGCAGATGTCGTCCAGGGGGCGCTCGACGTAGGTCGCGTTACCATTTATCAACTCGACAAGACCGGCAAGATGGCGCTGCCCGTGATTGCGAAGTACGGGCAAGACCTTATCGGTCACGATCGCCTCAAAGAAGAAACTGCCCCGCTCACGGGTACTTCTCTTGGCGAAGCGCTTCGCTCGCGTAAGGTGTGCACATACAATTCCGAGATCCAATGTTCGGCCTACGTGCCCCTGATCGCGCAAGACAAACCGGTTGGAATCATGCGCTTGGATGACCACCTCGATGGCACCGACTTCACCGAGGACGATGCGCAATTGCTGCAACTTCTGGGACTGCAGATTGCCGTGGCAATCAACAACGCGCAGTTGTACGTGAAAGCGGTTACCGATGGTCTGACCGGATTGTACGTGCGACGCTATTTCGATTTGCGCATGGACGAAGAGTTCGAGCAAGCGCGGCGGTACGGCCGCAACTTCTCGCTGCTCTTGCTGGACATCGACCATTTCAAAGCGTTCAACGATACGCACGGGCATCAGACCGGCGACGCCGTGTTGCAGCAGTTCGCGGAGCTGCTGGTCGAGAACACTCGCAAGACGGACATTTGTTGCCGATACGGCGGGGAAGAGGTAGCAGTCATACTGCCCGAAACGGCGCTGAACGAAGCGGCCTTGCTTGCCAACAAACTGTGCACGCGTGTGAGAACGAACACCTTCAAAGGCGTGAGTGGCAACGACCTTTCCGTCACGTGCAGCATTGGCGTAGCGGCTTTCCGAAACGACTACGGTGATGCCCACAAGATGGTGGAAGCCTCGGACAAGGCGCTCTACTTGGCAAAGTCATTGGGTCGAAACCGGGCCGAGTTGGCGGGAATCTAA
- the rpmG gene encoding 50S ribosomal protein L33, which yields MAKNKGNVVQVILECTEAPGTSRYHTMKNVRNNTGRLELKKYNPTLRKHTVHKEKK from the coding sequence ATGGCAAAGAATAAGGGCAACGTCGTCCAGGTCATTCTGGAGTGCACGGAAGCGCCGGGCACGTCGCGTTACCACACGATGAAGAATGTGCGTAACAACACGGGACGCCTAGAGTTGAAGAAGTACAACCCGACCCTTCGCAAGCACACGGTCCACAAAGAAAAGAAGTAG
- a CDS encoding energy-coupling factor ABC transporter permease, producing the protein MHMADALLSPAVGGGMWALSAGLIGYCSKVLRTTLDDWKIPLMGVVSAFVFAAQMVNFSIPATGSSGHLGGGLLLAILLGPHAAFLAIASVLTVQAFFFADGGLLALGCTIFNLGFFPCFVAYPLIYRRIAGSNPTTARLWTVSILAAVAGLELGALGVVLETRLSEISALPFTTFIALMLPIHLPIGIIEGIVTAAVVQFVYRARPEVFDAATALSQGRKIAVAPVLVVLAIAAVCSGGVLSWFASSHPDGLEWALFHSTGTEEFAGREDALHASLAHVQTKTAILPDYTFSASEAPAETGAKTQWPAVDPGTSVSGIVGGAITLGIVALAGLALRRRAAPARP; encoded by the coding sequence ATGCACATGGCTGACGCTCTCTTATCCCCTGCCGTCGGAGGCGGTATGTGGGCACTTTCCGCAGGTTTGATCGGATATTGCTCGAAGGTGTTGCGTACGACACTCGACGATTGGAAGATCCCCCTCATGGGCGTCGTGAGTGCATTCGTGTTCGCCGCACAGATGGTCAATTTCTCGATTCCGGCGACGGGTTCCAGCGGCCACCTGGGCGGGGGCCTGCTGCTTGCGATTCTATTGGGACCGCACGCGGCCTTCTTAGCGATCGCGTCCGTTCTCACGGTTCAGGCCTTCTTCTTTGCCGACGGCGGACTTCTCGCCCTCGGATGCACTATTTTCAACCTGGGATTCTTCCCGTGCTTCGTGGCCTATCCGCTCATATACCGGCGCATAGCCGGATCAAACCCAACGACCGCGCGGCTTTGGACCGTGTCAATTCTGGCGGCCGTCGCCGGACTTGAGCTTGGCGCGCTGGGTGTCGTGTTGGAAACGCGCTTGTCGGAGATTTCGGCGCTTCCATTCACGACGTTTATTGCGCTGATGCTGCCCATTCATCTACCGATTGGAATCATTGAGGGGATCGTTACCGCCGCCGTGGTACAGTTCGTCTATCGTGCGAGGCCAGAGGTCTTCGATGCGGCTACGGCGCTATCGCAAGGCAGGAAGATCGCTGTCGCGCCGGTGCTTGTAGTGCTGGCAATTGCCGCAGTGTGTTCTGGCGGCGTGCTGAGCTGGTTTGCGTCGTCGCATCCTGATGGTCTGGAATGGGCGCTCTTTCACTCTACGGGCACCGAAGAGTTCGCAGGACGCGAAGACGCGTTGCACGCATCGCTCGCCCATGTTCAAACGAAGACGGCGATCCTCCCCGACTACACGTTTTCCGCCTCCGAGGCGCCGGCAGAGACAGGAGCAAAGACTCAATGGCCCGCAGTGGATCCGGGGACAAGCGTCTCCGGAATCGTCGGGGGTGCAATAACGCTGGGCATCGTGGCCCTTGCCGGCCTCGCGCTTCGACGGCGTGCCGCGCCCGCGCGGCCATGA
- a CDS encoding O-acetyl-ADP-ribose deacetylase, protein MSVLAGNARIEAVTGDITKETVDAIVNAANSSLLGGGGVDGAIHRAGGPAILEECRMLGGCETGDAKITTGGRLPATYVIHTVGPVYRDGKHGEPELLASCHRRSLEIALERGIKSIAFPAISCGVYGYPIPEAARIATSTVREFLTEKQGIELVRFVLFSGEVHAIFANALNKA, encoded by the coding sequence GTGTCCGTACTTGCAGGCAATGCACGTATCGAGGCCGTCACCGGCGACATCACCAAGGAGACCGTTGACGCCATCGTGAATGCCGCCAACTCGTCGTTGCTGGGCGGAGGCGGTGTAGACGGGGCCATCCACCGCGCGGGCGGGCCCGCCATTCTCGAAGAGTGCCGCATGCTGGGTGGCTGCGAAACGGGGGATGCCAAAATAACCACGGGGGGGCGGTTACCCGCGACATACGTCATTCATACCGTCGGTCCCGTCTATCGAGACGGCAAGCACGGCGAACCCGAGCTGCTGGCGAGTTGCCATCGCCGCAGTCTCGAGATCGCACTTGAACGGGGTATCAAGAGCATCGCGTTTCCGGCCATCAGTTGCGGTGTCTATGGATACCCGATTCCCGAAGCGGCGCGGATCGCCACCTCGACCGTGCGCGAGTTTCTAACGGAAAAGCAGGGAATCGAGCTTGTTCGATTCGTACTCTTTTCGGGCGAGGTCCACGCGATTTTCGCCAACGCATTGAACAAGGCTTAG
- a CDS encoding ABC transporter ATP-binding protein, translating to MKGYASPDGGHSTVIDVRHFRMEAGEFVALQGSSGSGKTTFLNLIAGILRPDSGEIVVAGKRITDLSEAGRDRVRATSIGYVFQTFNLLQGYTALENVLLGMMFGQGANVPFAKFLLARVGLADRLNYKPRQLSVGQQQRVAVARALANRPGLVLADEPTGNLDQHRAGEALTLMQEVCREHGAALLVVSHDRNILERFENVQELATLNRAAASAGDVV from the coding sequence ATGAAGGGATACGCTTCGCCAGACGGTGGACATTCGACCGTGATCGATGTACGCCATTTTCGGATGGAAGCGGGCGAATTCGTCGCACTTCAGGGCAGTAGCGGTTCCGGTAAGACCACCTTCTTAAACCTCATCGCGGGAATCCTGCGGCCGGACAGCGGCGAGATTGTGGTGGCGGGCAAACGGATCACGGACCTTTCCGAGGCCGGCCGTGACCGCGTTCGCGCAACGTCAATCGGATACGTCTTTCAGACTTTCAATCTTCTCCAGGGCTACACGGCTCTGGAGAATGTTCTTTTGGGGATGATGTTTGGTCAAGGCGCCAATGTCCCCTTCGCGAAATTCCTCCTCGCGCGCGTGGGACTTGCCGACCGTTTGAACTACAAACCTCGGCAGTTGAGCGTGGGCCAACAGCAGCGTGTCGCTGTGGCGCGCGCACTCGCCAACCGTCCAGGACTTGTGCTTGCGGATGAACCCACCGGCAACCTCGACCAGCATCGTGCAGGAGAGGCCCTCACGCTGATGCAGGAAGTCTGCCGAGAACATGGCGCTGCCCTGCTCGTCGTTAGTCATGACCGAAATATTCTTGAACGGTTTGAGAACGTGCAAGAATTGGCCACGTTGAACCGCGCGGCGGCTTCCGCTGGAGATGTTGTCTGA
- a CDS encoding glycosyltransferase, which translates to MSPMEPAPGTSDSESPLPRFSLVIPAYNEEIWLPRLLDTLDVARNAYTGGPSAIEVIVADNASTDRTAEIARERGCKVAHVEKRAIAAARNGGAAMARGEYLCFVDADSLLDPDTFNAIDRGLAKPNVIAGATGVRMERMSPGIALAYCMLLPLVWLMRMDTGVIFCRREDFHSVGGYNEGKLFAEDLEFMFALRRLGKSRGQRLLRLRAARAVTSTRKWDKHGEWHYIRILFGGALALILGKDIQERIARPYWYDDPR; encoded by the coding sequence ATGTCTCCTATGGAACCAGCGCCAGGCACGTCCGATAGTGAATCCCCTCTCCCCCGCTTCTCCCTCGTCATACCCGCGTATAACGAGGAAATCTGGCTGCCCAGACTGCTGGACACCCTGGACGTGGCGCGGAACGCCTATACGGGGGGGCCAAGCGCTATCGAGGTCATCGTCGCGGACAACGCATCCACCGATCGCACGGCCGAAATTGCCAGGGAACGCGGCTGCAAGGTGGCCCACGTCGAGAAACGCGCGATAGCGGCGGCGCGGAACGGCGGAGCGGCAATGGCGCGGGGTGAGTATTTGTGTTTTGTGGATGCAGATTCGCTGCTGGACCCGGACACATTCAATGCGATTGACCGGGGGTTGGCCAAGCCCAACGTAATTGCGGGCGCGACTGGGGTGCGCATGGAGCGGATGTCGCCGGGTATCGCCTTGGCGTACTGTATGCTCCTACCGCTGGTGTGGTTAATGCGCATGGATACCGGGGTCATCTTCTGCCGGCGTGAAGATTTTCACAGCGTCGGCGGTTACAACGAAGGCAAGCTGTTCGCGGAAGACCTCGAATTCATGTTTGCACTGCGGCGGCTCGGCAAAAGCCGGGGCCAGCGCCTGCTGCGGCTCCGGGCCGCGCGCGCGGTAACGTCCACCCGCAAATGGGACAAGCACGGCGAGTGGCACTATATCCGTATCCTCTTCGGGGGCGCGCTGGCGCTCATTCTGGGAAAGGACATTCAGGAACGCATCGCGCGGCCCTATTGGTACGACGACCCAAGGTAG
- a CDS encoding PilZ domain-containing protein has product MSDNRRSFTRVHTHVGAEISAGSITCTGAIEDLSLSGVSLRSEAQLAHGTPCKVTLVLTGADPALRIELAGKVSRSEAGLVSVAFEETDSDSYAHLRSLILANAESADSIEDEFEGSVGFKRRDADF; this is encoded by the coding sequence GTGAGCGACAATCGACGTAGCTTCACCCGCGTTCACACGCACGTTGGCGCCGAGATCTCCGCCGGGTCTATCACCTGTACTGGAGCGATTGAGGACTTGAGTCTCAGTGGCGTTTCCTTGCGATCCGAGGCGCAGCTCGCGCATGGTACTCCCTGCAAGGTCACGCTCGTGCTAACGGGCGCTGACCCTGCGCTTCGAATCGAATTGGCTGGCAAGGTGAGCCGTAGCGAGGCGGGTCTTGTCAGTGTCGCCTTTGAAGAGACAGACTCGGACAGTTACGCGCATCTTCGATCGCTCATCTTGGCGAATGCGGAAAGCGCTGACTCGATTGAGGATGAGTTTGAGGGCAGTGTCGGATTCAAGCGGCGCGACGCCGATTTCTAG
- a CDS encoding DUF3299 domain-containing protein, giving the protein MQEVSLKLRIASTFATGLLCIFAWGVANAQTAAPVVQGAPLDAPVDPKGEENDGPGGLQDAKPLGRALPQESLDLLKSAEGSSGQAKGFQRTKDGKYIKVTFGAIGEFPYEVPDPDAVLASPDPKKAPKDQIPASVKALDKKKAVVVGFMVPIEVEGDGDSVQVKSFALTQNQMFCCFGVPPAMNQWVMVTMEGAPSKYYADLPIAVYGDFEVGEDIEDGYVMSVYRMRAEKTMDVRELLKQAQADSE; this is encoded by the coding sequence GTGCAAGAAGTCAGTCTGAAATTGCGGATTGCCAGTACCTTCGCCACCGGCCTGCTCTGCATATTCGCGTGGGGCGTCGCCAATGCGCAGACGGCAGCTCCGGTTGTTCAAGGCGCGCCGCTTGACGCGCCCGTTGACCCAAAGGGGGAAGAGAACGATGGGCCGGGTGGCCTTCAAGACGCAAAACCTCTGGGACGCGCTTTGCCTCAGGAATCGCTCGATCTCTTGAAGAGCGCCGAGGGTTCATCCGGTCAAGCGAAAGGGTTCCAGCGCACCAAGGACGGCAAGTATATCAAGGTGACGTTTGGCGCGATCGGAGAGTTTCCCTATGAAGTGCCCGATCCCGATGCCGTTCTGGCAAGTCCCGATCCCAAGAAGGCTCCAAAAGACCAAATCCCCGCGTCGGTCAAGGCGCTGGATAAGAAGAAGGCCGTGGTCGTCGGATTCATGGTGCCAATCGAGGTGGAAGGCGACGGAGATTCCGTTCAAGTGAAGTCGTTTGCGCTGACTCAGAATCAGATGTTCTGTTGCTTCGGAGTGCCGCCCGCTATGAATCAGTGGGTCATGGTGACCATGGAAGGCGCTCCGTCAAAGTACTATGCTGACTTGCCGATCGCGGTGTATGGCGATTTCGAAGTAGGGGAAGACATTGAGGACGGCTATGTCATGAGCGTTTATCGCATGCGCGCCGAGAAGACCATGGATGTTCGCGAGTTGCTCAAACAGGCCCAGGCCGATTCGGAGTAG